The window GCTGTCCGACCTCACTGTTCCGACGAAACAGGCGCTTGGCGATCAGCCACTCGCTGGCCTTTCTGACAGTGGAATTGAATTTTATGAGCCGCAGGGAATCGGTATCGAGCCGGCGCCTGACCAGAAGGCGCAGCGCGATCTTGAGGTCGTTCCAGCGGTACTTGTAATTGAAGTAGTGACCGGACGACGCCGACGACACGTACAGAATATTGCATCTACGCCTGTTCAGCACAACGATGGCCGACACATACGGCAGCAAATATTCCGGCTTTGTCAGATTCTGTACGTGGTATTCGTAGTTATCAAGAGTGCTGTAGTAGCGCTTGGGATCCTCCGATGCTAGGCAGCGGGAATACTCCTCCAGCCACTCCTGCATGAACGGGCTGTGTCGAGGTGCCGCAATCATCCAGTTTTCGGAGATCGGACGCGACAGATCCTGCGTACATTCATCGGAATAGAACAGAAACGCCTCCTGCCCCCGCATCCGCGAGACGATCCAGTCCAGATCCGTGAGCAGCAGTACGCTGGCATCGAGCCAGAATCCTCCATATTGTGCCAGCAGCGCGAACCTGACGAGGTCGGCGTAGTTCGCCTTGGGAAGATCCGCGCGCACCTCTGGCAGCGTGATATAGTCTCCCAGAGTCTGCGCGTTCAGAAAATGCAGACGATAATCGGGGCAGAGTTCCTGAACCCGCCGTCGGCACACGTCGACAAGTTCGGGAATTTCCGGGCTGTCCCAGTACATCCAGATGGTCTTGGGGACGACATAACCTTCTTCCGGCATCGCGCAGCCCGGATTGATCTCCAGCCATTGCGGGACGGGTAGCGTCCCCTCCTTTTCGGCAAAGATCGCCAGCGCATCGGCCAGTTTGGCAAACCGCCTAAGCATGGCTCTCCCCTTTGCGCAGCAGCAGACCGGGCAACCTGCGCAGGGACGCAAGGCGGAATGCATCCCGCTCGAACAGCGTGACACCTGCCCGTTTAAGGAAGATAACCTGCGAGAGCGACATCACGATTTCCGCAGTGGACCACACGATAGCCGTGGTCATGCCGCCGCCGCGTGGCAGCACGAAATAATTCACGATCAGGCTCGCGACCGACACCACGATCTGGATATTCAGGAAGGCCCTGTCGTACCCCAGATTGAGCATGACCTGCCCGCCGACCAGCAAGCCGTAGAAGACCGCGATCAAGCCGAAAGACAGGACCAGGAAGATCGGCAACGCAGGGAGAAACGCCTGACCGAAAATGACCGAAATCATCAGTTTTCCAAATAGCAGCATGCCGATCAGCAGACCGATGCTGAAAAGAACGAAAACCGGCATATACAGCCTGATGACCTTCAAAGCGCCCTCGCGATCCCGACTCACGCTGGCCGAGAGGATTGGAAACAGGATCTGGAAGAACGGATTGAGCGCCACAGTGCGGATGACGTCGATCAGTTTTTGCGCCGAGGAGTAATAGCCGATCTCCTGAACACCGGCAAAAGCGCCCAGAAGCACGATCCCTCCCGAAGTGTACAGGCTTGTCGAGACAGCGGAGAAAAACAGGATCTTGTCCTCACCGATCATCTTCAGACACTCGGAAACGGGAGGGATCGCCAATCTTATCCGGTATTTGCGCAAGACGACGATCAGGCCGAACAGCCCGGAGACGACGGCTGCCCCATTGAGGATCAGGACATAGGTAACGACATCTTTCGGCGACCTGATGACCATCAGGATCAGCGCGAAGGTGGCAGCCTTGGCCGCAAAGGAAATCAGGGCAATCGTCCTGAAATCGCCTTTTGCCTGCAGGAACCAGACCTGATTGAACAGCATGGCCAGACAGGTCAGGAAGGTTGCCCAGGCCAGCCCCATGTTGTTCCGGAGATCGTCGAACATCCAGGTCATCGCCGCGAAGATCACGAGGCACAGCGAAAAGATGTAAACCTGCGACATGAAGATGGCCGAGAAAACCTTCTCGGCATCGGTGTCTCCCCGCGCCAGGCGGCGCACACCGGTATAATTGAAGCTATAGTTCACCGCCAAAGCAAAATAGTTGACTATCGCTGCAACGTAGTTGATCAGGCCAATGTTGGACGGCCCGAATATGCGCGAAACAAGCGGGATCGTGACAAGCGGAAACGCATAATTCGCAACCTGCACGAAGAACATGTAAGAGAAGTTCTGCAGATGCTTTTTCATGAAATGCCCTGCATCCTCGCAGAAACTCCCCAGCCTGCCGTCATCATCCGCTGACGGCCATTACCGTGCCTGCACGGTCACGATCGTGCCGTTCCAGCACCGGCACGCCTCGGACGAATATTCCGCGCGCACCGGTGCTGCCTGCTCAATGGAAGTCGTGAACCTTGAGGGTATCGACATCGTCCAGACCCAGATCTGCGGCATTGCCGCGGGCATCGATGACTCTTGCGAACCCGGCAGACGCCAGTTCCGCCTTGTCCCACACCATAACGCTGTCCATCTCCGGCAGATGCGCGAAGCTGTAACCCAGATTTTGCCCGGTCAACGCGTCCGGCTTGATCTGGGGGTCCCAGATCTTCAGATCGTAACCCGCGTTCAGAAGGCGTCGAGCCAGATCGACATTCGGGCTTTCCCGCAGGTCATCGCTGTTCTTCTTGAAGGCCAGACCGTTGAGCAGCACCTTCGCGCCCGGTGCCAGCCCATTGATCGACCGTTCGAAAATGAACAGCTTGTGCGCTTCGTTGGACCGCATGATCGCATCGACCACGAAGGTCTGCGCCCCGGCCTCGTTCGAAAGGTACGTGAGCGCGCGCACATCCTTGGGCAGGCAGGAGCCACCAAAAGCGCCGCCCGGACGCAGATAGTACGGCGAAATGTTGAGCTTCGTATCCGCCACGAAGATTTCATGGACCTGCGCTGCACTTACGCCTTCGGCATCGCAGATGCGGCCCAGTTCGTTGGCGAAGGCCACTTTCAACGCATGGAAGGTGTTGTCGACGAACTTGGTGATTTCGGCTTCCCGATACCCCACGACGAACGTTGGCGCATCGATACCGGCATAGAGGCGCGCTACATTCGCGCTCAGCGTCCCGTCGCGGGTTCCCACCACGATCTTGGGGGTGCGTAGTAATCCTTGATAGCGGTCGATTCCCGAAGAAACTCGGGATTGTAGACCAGTTCCACAACACCTTCATCGCCGCCGAGGAAGTTGCGGAAGATCGGCGCGATCAGCCGGTCGATAGAACCGGGGCGCATCGTCGAACGATACATGACCGTAAGCGGATTTCCTGCCCGGTCCAGCGGCGCGACTGCGACCGCGATCTGCCGGGAGACTTCGGCGATGAAACCCATGTTGTGGGAGCCATCGACCGCGCTGGGCGTACCGACGCATACGATGGCAATATCCGCATCGCGCAAGTGATCGCCAACCTCCTGGCTCGCCCGCAGACGACCTTCGGCGACCCCCTTTGCCAGCAGCTCTTCAAGGCCGGGTTCGAAGATCGGGCTTTTACCCGCATTGACCTGAGCGACCTTGCTGGCGCTGATATCGATACCGGTCACATCGTGCCCATCGTTGATCAGACAGGCCGCTGACGTCAGCCCGACATACCCGATCCCGAAAATGACAATTTTCAATGTGATTCCCCTCTTTGAACGGCTGATACTGGAATGTCCTGCGCACGCGGCGCGGACGATCTATCGATTGCCAAGTACAGGCCGACGTACGGGGCGGCGTCCCTTGGCAATACGGGCAATTGCAGCGCACACCCCCATAAGCACGGAGAGCCAGACCTGTGCGTTCAGCCAGACGGACACGCTGACGAGCCCGAACACCAGCACCGCCAGGCTGATTGCCGCAGCCACGACCAGATCGCGATCCTGCCCCCGCTCGCTGCGGGCAGACCGGATCAGCGAGACGATCGTGACCACCGGCACGGCCAGAGCGAAAACGACGGCAGGAAAACCGAACTGCACCGCAACGTTCAACCAATAGTTGTCGATGGAATCGGTCATCCACGACTCGTGCTGCCAAGGCCCCCAGGCAACGCCGAACCAGGGGTGGTCGACGACGCTGGCAGAGCCGTACCGCCAGATGAGGGTGCGATAGTAGGCGCTTCCGCCGTTGAGCGCCGCCATCTGCAGCATACCCCAGAGCCCGCGCTTGGTCCCCACTTCGGCGGCGATCGCAAAAATGATCGCGGCCCAGAAAAACTTGGACCAGCTCAACTGCGGCACCTTGCGGACAAGCCGGTCGTATATCAGCAGAACAGTCTGAACGAACAACGCGAAGAATGCCGAAGAACTGATCGAAAAGAGCGAGAACAGGCCACTCACCATCAGCATCGTACGAGGCCATCCGCGCACGGACCCGCGCCAGGCGAAAGGCAGCAGGCTGCTGAGGATCAGACCGGCCAGAATCGGGTGAGCCCACGGCCCCATTGCACGCAGAAGTCCGAAGCGCATGAGCCTGTCTGGGGAGTCATACGTATCGATATTCATTTGCGCATTGCCGGCGACCTTAACCGCCAACGGCTGCACAATGTAATGCCGCGTAACCGATTCCAGCGGCATGAACACCGTCGCGAGAAAATACGGAATGGCGATCATCACCAGCAAACGCCGCACATCTCGGAAGCTGC of the Novosphingobium sp. 9 genome contains:
- a CDS encoding oligosaccharide flippase family protein; translation: MKKHLQNFSYMFFVQVANYAFPLVTIPLVSRIFGPSNIGLINYVAAIVNYFALAVNYSFNYTGVRRLARGDTDAEKVFSAIFMSQVYIFSLCLVIFAAMTWMFDDLRNNMGLAWATFLTCLAMLFNQVWFLQAKGDFRTIALISFAAKAATFALILMVIRSPKDVVTYVLILNGAAVVSGLFGLIVVLRKYRIRLAIPPVSECLKMIGEDKILFFSAVSTSLYTSGGIVLLGAFAGVQEIGYYSSAQKLIDVIRTVALNPFFQILFPILSASVSRDREGALKVIRLYMPVFVLFSIGLLIGMLLFGKLMISVIFGQAFLPALPIFLVLSFGLIAVFYGLLVGGQVMLNLGYDRAFLNIQIVVSVASLIVNYFVLPRGGGMTTAIVWSTAEIVMSLSQVIFLKRAGVTLFERDAFRLASLRRLPGLLLRKGESHA
- a CDS encoding glycosyltransferase family 32 protein, with product MLRRFAKLADALAIFAEKEGTLPVPQWLEINPGCAMPEEGYVVPKTIWMYWDSPEIPELVDVCRRRVQELCPDYRLHFLNAQTLGDYITLPEVRADLPKANYADLVRFALLAQYGGFWLDASVLLLTDLDWIVSRMRGQEAFLFYSDECTQDLSRPISENWMIAAPRHSPFMQEWLEEYSRCLASEDPKRYYSTLDNYEYHVQNLTKPEYLLPYVSAIVVLNRRRCNILYVSSASSGHYFNYKYRWNDLKIALRLLVRRRLDTDSLRLIKFNSTVRKASEWLIAKRLFRRNSEVGQHLRR
- a CDS encoding UDP binding domain-containing protein — protein: MVGTRDGTLSANVARLYAGIDAPTFVVGYREAEITKFVDNTFHALKVAFANELGRICDAEGVSAAQVHEIFVADTKLNISPYYLRPGGAFGGSCLPKDVRALTYLSNEAGAQTFVVDAIMRSNEAHKLFIFERSINGLAPGAKVLLNGLAFKKNSDDLRESPNVDLARRLLNAGYDLKIWDPQIKPDALTGQNLGYSFAHLPEMDSVMVWDKAELASAGFARVIDARGNAADLGLDDVDTLKVHDFH
- a CDS encoding O-antigen ligase family protein translates to MPSNPIPVPGPGTVPLQPRHRADIGPRGRPGGTVQAAVAQPQLTYLAITIAVSLLPPQFALNLGAVLPLYRFFLLAAIPWLAFDLVKGRAPVRNIDLLILALCGWIFVSVAVVQGLDHAVNSGGSMAVDIGVAYCLAAWNIRSFRDVRRLLVMIAIPYFLATVFMPLESVTRHYIVQPLAVKVAGNAQMNIDTYDSPDRLMRFGLLRAMGPWAHPILAGLILSSLLPFAWRGSVRGWPRTMLMVSGLFSLFSISSSAFFALFVQTVLLIYDRLVRKVPQLSWSKFFWAAIIFAIAAEVGTKRGLWGMLQMAALNGGSAYYRTLIWRYGSASVVDHPWFGVAWGPWQHESWMTDSIDNYWLNVAVQFGFPAVVFALAVPVVTIVSLIRSARSERGQDRDLVVAAAISLAVLVFGLVSVSVWLNAQVWLSVLMGVCAAIARIAKGRRPVRRPVLGNR